A region from the Aphis gossypii isolate Hap1 chromosome 1, ASM2018417v2, whole genome shotgun sequence genome encodes:
- the LOC114123208 gene encoding choline transporter-like 2 isoform X1, translated as MDQNSYNPNRKKPLEKRSCTDCLCFFGFGLFIACWVALASYAYQNSDLELSPSDSNGQVCGRNKNVSKNPYLFFFDITECTSPMIFVHRCQTPQVCVENCPNTDWSVKEVLDAKDPVDWPTVQKALICVSPDLNKLVNSKEVLKNFTSSNQCAKYYTKSENLFNYCIPTLSGDTDSLKQILNSNNIMMSNFIDGTTMVDLLKVSKETTLHIKEDLEKSYEHIIVGLLIAIFFSLTYILLLRWFSWIMVWMSLWAIVGLLGFGSYESYVRYVAFGDADSMTTMTEDGEPTDIATGGGRQSWTNYVNSKLNKKSTWLVFTIVSTVALVVLLLIIIFLRKRIRLSIALIVEGSRAILEIKSSLAFPVFQWLLYLVVLIWFFGVAIYLSSMKLYVFKVKGLANDHDCVCNNSYYKDGDWCTESKWEWYCSATGRNNTMCKLAKCAYDHSVSQDFITGLQLFNVFGMLWLMNFVSAFSQMVLAITFTSWYWTFHKKDLPFFSLTSSLYKTIRYHLGTVAYGSLIIAICNFIRAILEWVETKLKKYDNSFTRAIFTCMRCFFWLLNKFLRFVNRNAYIMCAMYGKNFCTSAKQAFDLLLRNVMRLVVLDKVTDFIFFVGKIVIMGTTIAAFYFQFYEPLEPIKKFEFFNQPVLNYKWLPMVIVAASSWVISSTFFHVYSIAVDTLFLCFLEDSERNDGSADRPYFMSRKLMNILGTKNML; from the exons ATGGATCAAA ATTCCTATAATCCAAACAGGAAGAAACCTCTCGAGAAAAGATCGTGTACGGATTGCTTGTGCTTCTTCGGTTTCGGCTTGTTCATAGCTTGCTGGGTGGCGTTGGCCAGTTATG CTTATCAAAACTCAGACTTAGAGCTGTCACCGTCAGACTCAAACGGTCAAGTATGCGGTCGAAACAAAAACGTGTCAAAGAATCCATACTTGTTCTTTTTTGACATAACCGAATGTACGTCACCAATGATTTTCGTCCACAGGTGCCAAACTCCTCag GTATGTGTGGAAAATTGTCCAAACACAGATTGGTCTGTCAAAGAAGTGTTGGACGCCAAAGATCCAGTCGACTGGCCGACTGTACAAAAGGCCCTAATATGCGTCTCTCCCGATCTCAACAAATTGGTTAATTCGAAGGAAGTACTGAAAAACTTTACATCGTCTAACCAATGTgccaaatattatactaagagTGAAAACT tGTTTAATTATTGCATTCCTACGCTGAGCGGTGATACAGATAGTCTGAAACAAATTCTGAATTCTAACAATATCATGATGAGCAACTTCATTGACGGAACTACTATGGTCGATTTGTTAAAAGTATCGAAAGAA ACCACTCTTCATATAAAAGAAGATTTGGAAAAAAGCTATGAACACATTATTGTTGGTCTGCTCATTGCCATTTTCTTCAGTCTTACCTACATTCTGCTGCTAAGATGGTTCAGTTGGATAATGGTTTGGATGTCATTGTGGGCCATCGTGGGTCTATTAGGTTTTG GTAGCTACGAATCTTACGTGAGATACGTGGCTTTCGGTGACGCCGATTCTATGACTACGATGACGGAGGACGGAGAGCCAACTGATATTGCCACTGGCGGCGGCCGACAGAGTTGGACTAACTACGTAAATTCCAAACTGAACAAAAAGTCCACTTGGTTGGTGTTCACTATCGTGTCGACTGTCGCGCTGGTCGTTTTGctgttgataattatattcttgCGCAAACGGATACGGCTGTCCATAGCGCTCATCGTGGAAGGAAGTCG agCGATACTCGAGATAAAATCATCACTGGCGTTCCCCGTTTTTCAATGGCTTTTGTACTTGGTGGTACTGATTTGGTTTTTTGGCGTTGCCATTTATCTGTCGTCTAtgaaattgtatgtttttaaagtCAAAGGTCTCGCCAACGATCACGATTGTGTGTGTAACAACAGTTACTAcaag gaCGGTGACTGGTGCACTGAGTCCAAATGGGAATGGTACTGTAGCGCAACCGGACGAAACAATACCATGTGCAAACTGGCCAAATGTGCGTACGACCACAGCGTATCACAGGACTTCATCACTGGACTTCAGTTATTTAACGTGTTCGGAATGTTGTGGTTGATGAACTTCGTATCAGCCTTCTCCCAAATGGTGCTGGCCATTACGTTTACCTCGTGGTACTGGACGTTCCACAAGAAGGACTTACCGTTCTTCTCGCTCACAAGTTCCTTGTATAAAACAATCAG ATACCATTTGGGAACTGTCGCTTACGGGTCTCTAATCATCGCCATTTGCAACTTCATACGTGCAATACTTGAGTGGGTGGAAACGAAGCTAAAGAAGTACGACAACTCGTTTACCCGAGCTATATTCACATGCATGCGATGCTTCTTTTGGCTGCTGAACAAGTTCTTGCGGTTCGTCAACCGGAATGCGTACATCATGTGCGCCATGTACGGGAAGAACTTTTGTACTTCAGCCAAACAGGCGTTCGACCTATTGTTGAGAAACGTGATGCGCTTGGTGGTTCTAGATAAG GTGActgatttcatatttttcgtTGGAAAAATTGTCATCATGGGCACCACCATCGCAGCATTTTACTTCCAGTTCTATGAACCATTAGAACCGATCAAAAAGTTTGAGTTCTTCAACCAACCAGTCCTCAATTACAAGTGGCTTCCGATGGTCATCGTAGCCGCCAGTTCTTGGGTGATATCGTCCACGTTCTTCCACGTGTATTCAATCGCCGTTGACACTCTGTTCCTATGCTTTT TGGAAGACTCTGAACGAAACGACGGATCAGCTGATCGTCCTTACTTCATGTCGCGAAAACTGATGAACATATTGGGAACGAAAAACATGTTGTAA
- the LOC114123208 gene encoding choline transporter-like 2 isoform X2 — MDQNSYNPNRKKPLEKRSCTDCLCFFGFGLFIACWVALASYAYQNSDLELSPSDSNGQVCGRNKNVSKNPYLFFFDITECTSPMIFVHRCQTPQVCVENCPNTDWSVKEVLDAKDPVDWPTVQKALICVSPDLNKLVNSKEVLKNFTSSNQCAKYYTKSENLFNYCIPTLSGDTDSLKQILNSNNIMMSNFIDGTTMVDLLKVSKETTLHIKEDLEKSYEHIIVGLLIAIFFSLTYILLLRWFSWIMVWMSLWAIVGLLGFGSYESYVRYVAFGDADSMTTMTEDGEPTDIATGGGRQSWTNYVNSKLNKKSTWLVFTIVSTVALVVLLLIIIFLRKRIRLSIALIVEGSRAILEIKSSLAFPVFQWLLYLVVLIWFFGVAIYLSSMKLYVFKVKGLANDHDCVCNNSYYKDGDWCTESKWEWYCSATGRNNTMCKLAKCAYDHSVSQDFITGLQLFNVFGMLWLMNFVSAFSQMVLAITFTSWYWTFHKKDLPFFSLTSSLYKTIRYHLGTVAYGSLIIAICNFIRAILEWVETKLKKYDNSFTRAIFTCMRCFFWLLNKFLRFVNRNAYIMCAMYGKNFCTSAKQAFDLLLRNVMRLVVLDKVTDFIFFVGKIVIMGTTIAAFYFQFYEPLEPIKKFEFFNQPVLNYKWLPMVIVAASSWVISSTFFHVYSIAVDTLFLCFLEDSERNDGSADRPYFMSRKLMNILGTKNML, encoded by the exons ATGGATCAAA ATTCCTATAATCCAAACAGGAAGAAACCTCTCGAGAAAAGATCGTGTACGGATTGCTTGTGCTTCTTCGGTTTCGGCTTGTTCATAGCTTGCTGGGTGGCGTTGGCCAGTTATG CTTATCAAAACTCAGACTTAGAGCTGTCACCGTCAGACTCAAACGGTCAAGTATGCGGTCGAAACAAAAACGTGTCAAAGAATCCATACTTGTTCTTTTTTGACATAACCGAATGTACGTCACCAATGATTTTCGTCCACAGGTGCCAAACTCCTCag GTATGTGTGGAAAATTGTCCAAACACAGATTGGTCTGTCAAAGAAGTGTTGGACGCCAAAGATCCAGTCGACTGGCCGACTGTACAAAAGGCCCTAATATGCGTCTCTCCCGATCTCAACAAATTGGTTAATTCGAAGGAAGTACTGAAAAACTTTACATCGTCTAACCAATGTgccaaatattatactaagagTGAAAACT tGTTTAATTATTGCATTCCTACGCTGAGCGGTGATACAGATAGTCTGAAACAAATTCTGAATTCTAACAATATCATGATGAGCAACTTCATTGACGGAACTACTATGGTCGATTTGTTAAAAGTATCGAAAGAA ACCACTCTTCATATAAAAGAAGATTTGGAAAAAAGCTATGAACACATTATTGTTGGTCTGCTCATTGCCATTTTCTTCAGTCTTACCTACATTCTGCTGCTAAGATGGTTCAGTTGGATAATGGTTTGGATGTCATTGTGGGCCATCGTGGGTCTATTAGGTTTTG GTAGCTACGAATCTTACGTGAGATACGTGGCTTTCGGTGACGCCGATTCTATGACTACGATGACGGAGGACGGAGAGCCAACTGATATTGCCACTGGCGGCGGCCGACAGAGTTGGACTAACTACGTAAATTCCAAACTGAACAAAAAGTCCACTTGGTTGGTGTTCACTATCGTGTCGACTGTCGCGCTGGTCGTTTTGctgttgataattatattcttgCGCAAACGGATACGGCTGTCCATAGCGCTCATCGTGGAAGGAAGTCG agCGATACTCGAGATAAAATCATCACTGGCGTTCCCCGTTTTTCAATGGCTTTTGTACTTGGTGGTACTGATTTGGTTTTTTGGCGTTGCCATTTATCTGTCGTCTAtgaaattgtatgtttttaaagtCAAAGGTCTCGCCAACGATCACGATTGTGTGTGTAACAACAGTTACTAcaag gaCGGTGACTGGTGCACTGAGTCCAAATGGGAATGGTACTGTAGCGCAACCGGACGAAACAATACCATGTGCAAACTGGCCAAATGTGCGTACGACCACAGCGTATCACAGGACTTCATCACTGGACTTCAGTTATTTAACGTGTTCGGAATGTTGTGGTTGATGAACTTCGTATCAGCCTTCTCCCAAATGGTGCTGGCCATTACGTTTACCTCGTGGTACTGGACGTTCCACAAGAAGGACTTACCGTTCTTCTCGCTCACAAGTTCCTTGTATAAAACAATCAG ATACCATTTGGGAACTGTCGCTTACGGGTCTCTAATCATCGCCATTTGCAACTTCATACGTGCAATACTTGAGTGGGTGGAAACGAAGCTAAAGAAGTACGACAACTCGTTTACCCGAGCTATATTCACATGCATGCGATGCTTCTTTTGGCTGCTGAACAAGTTCTTGCGGTTCGTCAACCGGAATGCGTACATCATGTGCGCCATGTACGGGAAGAACTTTTGTACTTCAGCCAAACAGGCGTTCGACCTATTGTTGAGAAACGTGATGCGCTTGGTGGTTCTAGATAAG GTGActgatttcatatttttcgtTGGAAAAATTGTCATCATGGGCACCACCATCGCAGCATTTTACTTCCAGTTCTATGAACCATTAGAACCGATCAAAAAGTTTGAGTTCTTCAACCAACCAGTCCTCAATTACAAGTGGCTTCCGATGGTCATCGTAGCCGCCAGTTCTTGGGTGATATCGTCCACGTTCTTCCACGTGTATTCAATCGCCGTTGACACTCTGTTCCTATGCTTTT